From the genome of Bactrocera oleae isolate idBacOlea1 chromosome 2, idBacOlea1, whole genome shotgun sequence, one region includes:
- the Osi10a gene encoding uncharacterized protein Osi10a: MSSSRRVFETLTFVVCITFVQAVTNVDPSSRELDQFHYCMRQSQHPSLRECIGRTALNFLQRFDEQDNYTFFRDLVSTKNDKISARSLVNFLDTDPVDFRGILENAGAVMGQRGLEWHMDAIYPGLMFKIGPTADTNSVAQFVLDPSAVERNFGYEEPSTARLLAKQYLLPFLLGFKFNLVALVPLVFAGICLLLKKSLFLAKFAIYLSSFLGVGGALTALSAGAGAGGFGGFGLFGGGGGGLPLGPPPFKSHAHAIGGGDGYLPGNVGIFNQNYENDELHHHPPYKRNDRKINFEKPREYASRATVTSTTPAPDRFYDYEKQMAMIHNRSGKLRSTNRKLGPSAYDDDEGEVKITDFKTTNQDHNGWKVVDLRL; the protein is encoded by the exons ATGTCATCCTCGAGACGCGTTTTCGAAACGCTTACTTTCGTTGTGTGCATAACTTTCGTTCAAGCTGTCACTAATGTAGATCCGTCATCACGCGAACTCGATCAATTCCATTATTGCATGCGTCAGTCGCAGCATCCGAGTCTGCGCGAGTGCATCGGCCGCACAGCCCTCAATTTCCTGCAACGCTTCGATGAACAGGATAATTACACATTCTTCAGGGATTTAGTTTCTACGAAGAATGATAAAATTTCAGCGCGCTCTTTGGTAAATTTTTTGGACACGGACCCTGTGGATTTTAG AGGAATATTGGAAAATGCTGGTGCTGTAATGGGCCAACGTGGACTTGAATGGCACATGGATGCAATATATCCGGGACTAATGTTCAAGATTGGACCCACTGCCGATACAAATAGTGTGGCGCAGTTTGTGCTCGATCCATCTGCTGTTGAGCGAAACTTTGGCTATGAAGAGCCATCAACAG CCCGCCTCTTAGCAAAACAATACTTATTGCCATTTTTGCTTGGCTTTAAATTCAACTTGGTCGCACTGGTGCCACTTGTGTTCGCCGGTATTTGCTTGCTGCTGAAGAAGTCGCTTTTCTTGGCTAAGTTCGCCATTTATCTAAGCAGCTTTTTAGGCGTTGGTGGAGCTTTAACTGCGCTAAGTGCTGGTGCTGGTGCAGGTGGATTTGGTGGCTTTGGACTCTTCGGCGGAGGCGGCGGTGGTCTTCCACTGGGACCTCCACCCTTCAAGTCTCACGCGCATGCAATTGGTGGTGGCGATGGGTACTTACCCGGCAATGTAGgtatttttaatcaaaactaTGAAAACGATGAACTTCATCACCATCCACCATACAAACGCAACGATCGTAAAATAAACTTCGAGAAGCCACGTGAGTATGCATCACGGGCAACAGTAACATCAACAACGCCCGCTCCTGACCGATTTTACGACTATGAGAAGCAAATGGCCATGATACATAATAGAAGCGGAAAGTTAAGGTCAACAAACAGGAAACTCGGTCCTAGTGCTTATGATGACGACGAAGGTGAGGTAAAAATTACTGATTTCAAGACAACCAATCAGGATCACAATGGTTGGAAAGTCGTTGATTTGAGGCTGTGA